From Pseudobacteroides sp., a single genomic window includes:
- a CDS encoding SymE family type I addiction module toxin, translating into MVALSSIRSHWLDDAPAVTVAAGWLRDFGFEVGCKVVIEVSQGVITIKKVDSEDEI; encoded by the coding sequence ATGGTAGCTTTATCGTCTATCAGGTCACATTGGCTGGATGATGCTCCAGCCGTTACAGTTGCAGCTGGCTGGTTGCGGGATTTTGGCTTTGAGGTTGGCTGCAAGGTGGTTATTGAGGTTTCACAGGGTGTCATTACTATAAAGAAGGTAGATAGCGAGGATGAGATATGA